In Brevibacterium pigmentatum, the sequence TCGAGCAGGAGTGCGCCGATGCCGACGGGACCGCCGATCTTGTGCGCGGTGATCGTCATCGCCGTCGCCTTGAGCGCAGCGAAGTCGAGCGGAATCTGCCCGAGGGCCTGCACGGCGTCGATGTGGAAGGGAATGCCGAGGTCCGCGGCGACTTCACCGATCGCAGCGATCGGCTGCAGAGTGCCGATCTCGTTGTTCGCGGCCATCACGCTGATGAGCGCGGTGCGTTCGGGATCGCGGCGCAATTCAGCGGTCGCCGCGTCCAAATCGAGACGCCCCGCCGAGTCGACGTCGAGGTACACGGCTTCGGCGCCTTGCGCCTCCAGCCATTCCACGGTCTCGAGGATAGCGGGGTGTTCGATCGTCGTCGTCAGCACCCGCGGGCGTGCGGGCGCGGTGAACGTCCCGTTGTTGCGAGCGAGGTAGAGGCCCTTGAGAGCGAAATTGTCGGCCTCGGTGCCTCCCGAAGTGAAGATCACCTCCGACGAGGTGGCCGCACCGACCGCGCGGGCGATGGCCTCGCGTGCTTCTTCGATGCGCATCCGTGCCGCCTGTCCGACCGCATGCAGGGCCGAGGGGTTGGCCCGACGAGCCAGCTCCTTCGTGTACACCTCGAGCACCTCGGCGGGCATCGGCGAGGTGGCTGCGTGATCGAGATAGATGGGCACCCTGCAATTTTAGGGCGTGAGCCAGGCTACGGCCAGGATCCGTGCGGCATCTCACCTGCCAAGCGACACATCCGGACGAGTTGCCGGCTGGTATGGCCGACTAAACTGGTCTCCGTGTTCACCGTTTTCACCATCGTCCTCTATGCCGCCACCGGCATCCTGACCCTGTGGTCGATCGTCGAGACCATCCGCAACCGCCCGGCCGGCAAGGCTCTGCTCGGCGGTGCCGCTCTGCTTCTGCTGCTGCTCATCGTGCAGCTGATCATCTCGATCGCGACCTTCGGCTCCACACATGATGTCGACCCGCTGCTCTACTTCGGCTACATCATCACAGCGATCATGGTCATGGCGCTGGCCGGGTTCTGGGCGTTTGCGGAACTGAGCCGTTGGGGGCCGGGTGTGCTGGCCGCGGCAGGACTGACGGTGATCGTGATGATCGAGAGATTGGACCAGATTTGGCAGTGACCAGGCGCAATCGGTTCGGCGGAGACTCCGCCGACGATGCGGACTCAGCAGGCAGCGCGAACGCGGCGGACAACCCGGACTCCTCGGCCGCCTCGGCGAAGGGAAAGACGGGACGGTCACCGTTCTCGGCGATGCATACCGGACCGGGACGGGCGCTGACGGCGGTGTACGGGGTCTTCGCGCTCTCGGCCACGGCCCGGGCGGGCTACCAGCTCATCCGCGAATTCGACGTCGCGCCGATCGCGTATTCGCTCTCGGCGCTGGCAGCGGTGATCTACATCCTCGCCACGGTCTGCCTCGTCATCGGCAACCGCATCTCACACCGGATCGCCGTCGCCGCCTGCGCGGTCGAGTTCGTCGGCGTCATCGTCGTCGGCATCCTCAGCCGCACCCACCCCGAGGATTTCGCGAAGCCGTCGGTGTGGTCGAACTTCGGCAGCGGCTACGGCTACATTCCGCTGATTCTGCCGCTCATCGGCCTATGGTGGCTGCTGCGCGTCGGCCGCCGCGCGAACCGCGACTGAGCGGCGCATGAGCGGGTTCAAAGCTCATATGCGGTGATCGTGATCAGCGCGTATGAACTTCGAACCCGCGGGTGCTGACACGACGAGCGAACTGCAGCCCCGGGTCACTCCACCTTGGAGGAGATGACGTTCCAGTCGGTGGCCACCGCGGTGAGCTCGTCACCGGTCTTCATCAGCACATAGGGGTGTGCAGTGTCGACCTTGATGGTGTCGCCCTCTTTGTCATTCGTCTTCACGGCCTCGACGGTGTCGCCGAGGTCGAGAGCGTAGTCGGACGGCGCCTTGATCGTCAGCGTGCAGCGGACTTCGCCCATCCCGATCGCACCGTTCTCGGTGCTCAGGGTCATGTCCTCGAACTTGAGGTCCTCATAGGGCTTGCAGTCGACGTCGACCTTGTCGAAGCCGGAGTCCTTGTCCCGCAGGTCACCCACGTAGTCGCGGAATCCCTTGAATCCGCCTTCCTTGAGCCCATCGGGTCCCCCGGACTTCGCCTTGCCGTCGACGAGGAACGACGAGACGTCTCCGGAGGCGGTGGTCAGATCGCTCGAGAATTCCTCCGGTGCCTCTTCCACGGCTCCCTGATCGTCGGCCATGAGCGCCGGAACCTGATCGGTGGGCACATACGATGCCTGGCGCACGAGGGGGTCGGTCGACGCCGATTCCCGCGTTACCAACATCACCTGGGTCAGCTGCTTGTCCCCGTCCGTGGACTTCTTGTCCGCGGTGCCGAAGGCGTAGAACCACATCGGGTATTCGGTGAAGCTCGGGCTGCCGGCGACGACCTCGGTGAAGTTCGGTGCGCGCAGCTTCTGCTTCGCGTTGTCCGCGATCTGGATCTGCGCGCGGGTGTGATCGATGAGCGGTGCCGCTTGGATCTTGTCGAGGTCGGTGCCCTTGTCGCCGAGGGTCTTGTCGAGCGATTCCGTGTAGTTCGTCATGAACTTCCCGGCCTCACCGGGGCGCACCGCGGTGCGCTCGTACGGGGTGACATCCGGGCTGCTGGGTTTGGCGATCGGCATGTTCGCGCAGCCGCTGAGCACGAGTCCCGTGCCTATCATCGCGGCCGTCACCGTCCGCAGGGACCGACGGTTCCGCAGATCCCGTCGCCGAGGCGGCGCTGAGCTTGCGGTTCCCGGCTGTACCGTCGAGATCGGCTGAGTCGCCGGACCTGGCTCGCCCTTGCCCGCGCGGTCATCGGCCGCTGACTGGCCGCCTCGGCGGGGGTTGCGTTCGTCGGGGCCGCTTCCGCCGCCATCCGAGCCGCCGCGGCCGTTGCTGCCGCCGCCATCGGATCCCCTTTTGCCCGAGCGACCGACGTCCTTCTTGGGCGGGCGGATGCGTGAGGACCACCAGCGCATGAAGAAGAACACCGAGAATCCGGCGAGGAAGATCGTGCCGGCAATGCCGAGCAGGCTGAGTGCGAACACGCCCTTGACGCGCATCTGGAGACTCACCGTCGTTCCGTCGAGACTGTCATCGGAGTTCGCAGGGGCGATGACGAGCACCTGCGGTTCGGCATCGAGGTCGAAGGTTTTCGCGACCGTCTTTCCCGTGTCCGTGCTGATCCACCAGTCACGGTCGGTGATATCGGCCTCCGGCTTCGCATCACCGGGAGTGAACCGGTGGGAGGCGGAGTTCGGGAACGACACATCACTGATCTGCTCCTGCGCCACCCCGTCGAGGTAGCTGTCGGCGTCGACGCCGCTGGCGGTGCCGACGAAGAGCTCCGTGCCCTTCGAGTTCTTCGCCGTCACGGTCACGCTCGAGCCGGAATAGGGCACGATCGCTTCGTCGAGGACGACGGCGTACGCCCCGTCCTTGACCTTGAAAGCGGGCGTCTCGGTGATCTCGTCGGTGCCGACGACCGAGAGCGCAGAGATGACCAGTCCGGCGAGCGTGAGTGCCGCTACGCCGAAGAGGATGGCGGTGATGAGTCGGATTTGCTGGATCAGAACAATGCCCTCATGAGTGCGGTCCGTGCCTTGGTCACGGCTGGGTCGTCGGCGCCGAGGACCTCGAACAGGTCGAGGACCCGCAGGCGCAGGGATTCCTTCTCATCACCCGCGGTGGTGCGGATGAGAGAGATGAGTCGGTTGAAGGCGCTGTCGGCGTTGCCACTGACGATCTCGGCGTCGGCGGCGGCCTTCGCGGCTTCGACGTCCTGGGGGTCGGCTTCGGCGGCGGCGATGAGGTCGGCCGGTTCCTGGTCGATGAGTCGGCGGCCCAGACCTGCCCGTGCGAGACCGAACTTCGCCTCCTCGTCGGCCGGAGAGTTCGCCAGTGCGGCCTTGAACAGGCTCTCGGCGGTGTCGAAGTCGCCCTTGGCGAGTGCCTCCTCGGCCTCCGGGTGGGCGGGACCGGCCGGTTCGGGTTCGGCTCCCCCGACGGCCGCATAGCCGGTCACACCGTTCTCACCGGCGAGCTTGAGGAGTTCGTCGAAGTACGCCTGGACCTGCGGTTCGGGCAGAGCGCTCTGGAACAGCGGCACGGGCTGGCCCTTGATGAGGGCGACGACCGTCGGGATCGACTGGACGCCGAATGCCTGCTGCAGACGCGGGTTCGCATCGACGTCGACCTTCGCCAGCACCAGGCGTCCCCCATAGGAGGTGACGACGCGCTCGAGGACCGGGGAGAGCTGCTTGCAGGGCTCACACCATTCGGCCCACAGGTCGATGACCACGGGCACGCGGTCGGAGATCGCGACGAGGCTGGTGAAGGTCGATTCATCGACGTCGAAGACCAGGCCCGGAACGGCGACCGCGTTCGGGTCCTGACCTGCCTGGCCGCCGGCGCCACCGGCGCCGGCACCCGCACCGGCCGCCTGCCCGCCCTGGTCGGCGGGCATATTCTTGCTGCGCACTGCCGACAGGTCGAGTCCCTGGTTGGGCTGCGTATTCTCCTGCGAGGGCTCCATTGACACGTGGTCTCCTTTGTGACGCGGTCGGTGGGCTCGGTGAAAACCGTGACGCACCTGATCCATGTTTATCCAACAGAACGTATCAACATCGGTGCGCCCACGGCTATTTCCTCAGCCGTCAGGGAAGGAGCGCCACGGTGCCGACCCGTCCGCCTCAGCCTGCTTCGGCCCCGGCGAGTGTCTCGAGACCGCCGATGAGCTTGACCTTGCCGTCCTTGGGCACGAGGAAGGTGAGCACCTGGGTGGTCTTCGTCGTCACAGGCTGCTGGGTCGACCCGGAGCCGACGAGCTCCTTCTGCGGCGACGACAGCGACAGGGTGCCGGTGCGTCCTTCCTTCGATTCGGGACTGATCGTCGATTCCGCGTCGATGACTCCCGTGACGATGGCGGCGTCACCGGCGGTGCCTTGGGCGACGAGCTCCTTGCCCGGGGTGTACTTGTAGTCCACTTCGGCCTTGCCTTCTTCGGCGCTGGCCTTCTGATCCTTCTGGTTCTTCCAGATGGACTTCGAGAAATCATCGGACTCGAACTTCTTCGCTTCCTTCGAGTCCGCTCCGCTGCCGAGAGCCTTCGCGTAGTCGGCGACGGCCTTCTCCGGAGTCGTGACGAAGTCCTTGGATCCTGGTTCGAGCATCTTCGCGCCCTGACGCGAGTCGGGCAGTTCGGGCAGCTTCGTGCCGGCCGTCAGCTGGGTCTGCGACCACAGTTTGTAGTCGCTGCGCGGATCCTCCTGGGTCAGCACCAGCAACTGCGAGTTTCCGCCGGCGGAGGTGATGAGGCTGGTCACGCGCGGCCAGGCGTCGGTGGCGGAGGTGTAGTTGGCGACGATCTCTTCGCTGGCCACTGCCGGCGCCATCTTCTGATCCTCGACCTTCTCCTTGACCTTGTACAGGTCTTCCCGCTGCTTGAGCGCGGGTCCGGTCGCACGTTCGGCCAGTGCCTTCTTATCGGTCTTCTTGTCCGCGGCCTTGACGTCGGCGGCCACGGAGTCGAGGATCCGCTTCGCCTGGTCGTCGGTGACTCCCGCGGCCGCTGAGCTCGGAGCCTCGGAGGGCTCGGGCTTGGGCAGCTCTTCCGGCCCGCAGGCGCTGAGCGCGAGCACGGGGACGACGGCGAATGCGGTGCCGTACTCGGCGAGCTTGCGGCGGCGCTCCTGGCGAGCCTTGCGCCGGTTCGCTTCCTTCTTCGAATTGTTCGCGCCGAGGAAGAGGAGGACGACGCCGACGATGAAGATGACACCGCCGATGATCATCAGCGGGAGCGCCCATGGGGTCTCGGCATGGTTGGGCCAAGTCAGGGTCACGGATTCGACCTTTCCGGCTTCTCCGTCGCCGGCGACGAGGAATCCGGTGCGGTTGGCGTCGTCGTTCCATTCCAGTTCCACCGAATCGGTGCCGGTGACCTCGGACTGCCACAGATCGGCCCCGGCGGGGTTGGGAACCTTGCCCTCGCCGTCGGTGCCCTTGACCGTGAGCTTGCCGCCTTCGGCGATCCCGGTGACGCGATCATAGGCGGACTGTCCCGCCCAGGCTTCGACGTTCTCGATCGGAGCTTGGGCGATCGTGAGATCACCGCTGCCCTCGACCGTCAGGGTCGCAGGCGTTTCGTAGAGGTTGAGCATTCCGGGGTCGACGATGACTGCCGGTTTGTCGGCGTCGATCTGTGCGGTGGCAGTGATCGTATCCTCCGGCGCCCACAGGGTCTTCTGCAGGATGCCGAGGCCACCGACGACGACACCCACCACCATGAGAATCACAGCGATTGTGTAACGCACGTGCGAACCTTCCCTCAGCCGAGCAAAATGGCACCCCTCGTTCGGGGACACTCCAAGTTTAAGTCACTTACCGGACATCGCCTTTGTGCGCACACTCAGTGTGTGTCGACGTTCACAGGCACTCCCCTCCCCCGAACGTCACCGAGGCGGCCCTCCGACAGCCGTCCGTGCCCCGTCCTCCACCCTCGCCGAGGCGGGCGCGATCCCGCCCGCGGATGGGCACCGATTCGGTCCCGGAATGTCCCCAACACCGCCCCCTGCCCTAAGCTGGGCGGGTGAGCAACAACAGAATTGTGTGGATCGACTGCGAAATGACCGGCCTCGACGAGGTGCGGGACGAACTCATCGAGGTGGCTGCGATCGTCACCGACTTCGAGCTCAACCCCCTCGACGACGGAATCGACATCGTCATCAAGCCCTCGGCGGATGCACGGGCGAACATGAACGAATTCGTCACGAACATGCACACCACCTCGGGCCTGATCACCGAACTCGATGCGGGCACCACAGTCGCCGAGGCGCAGACCCGAGTCCTCGAATACGTGAAGAAGCATGTCCCCGAGGCCGGCAAGGCACCGCTGGGAGGGAACTCGGTCGGCACCGACAAGGTGTTCCTCACCAAACAGATGCCCGAACTCGTCGAGCACCTGCACTACCGGATCATCGATGTCTCCTCGATCAAGGAACTGTCCAAGCAGTGGTTCCCACGCGCCTACTTCCAGGCACCGGCCAAGCACGGTGGCCACCGTGCACTCGGAGACATCATCGACTCGATCATCGAGCTCCAGTACTACCGGAAGGCCGTGTTCTCCGCCGAGGGGCCGAGTTCCGATGAGGCGAAATCGATTGCCGCCGAGGTGGCCGAGGCCTACCCGAAGGCGACCGACGAGGACTGACCGCCGCCTTCCGAGGCGATCGTGAGCACAGCCCGGTTCCGCAGCTGCGGAACCGGGCTGTTCATTCTCTGAGACCAGCCGGATCTGAACCCGAGCGTTCGATATGATGGTTTCATCATGCCATTGAATCAGCTTCAGCGACCCCTGTACGAGGTCAAGGCGAACCTCTTCAAGGGCCTCGCCCACCCCTTCCGCATCCGCATCCTCGAGCTCCTCTCCGGCAACGACGAGGTCAGCGTGGCCGATCTGCAGGCCGAGACCGCGCTCGAGGCCTCGCACCTCTCGCAGCATCTCGCAGTGCTGCGGCGCCACCGTCTCGTCGAATCCGAACGTCGGGCCAGCCATGTCTACTACCGTCTGGCCGACCGGCGCACCGCAGAGCTGCTCGCGGTGGCCAGGAGCCTGCTGCTGACGATGCTCGAAGACGATGAGCAGCGACTCGCCGAAGCCCGTTCGCTGCCAAAGATCCCGGGCGCGGATACGGCATGAGCCCGACATCTCCGCTGCGCCGCACCCGATCTCTGCTGCCGTCGGTCGCCGACTACCGTGAGACCCGCCGCTCCTGGCCGAAGGACCTCCTCGCCGGCGCCACTGTCGGCATCGTCGCCCTGCCCCTGGCTCTCGGCTTCGGAGTCAGCTCCGGGCTCACTGCCGATCAGGGACTCATCACCGCAATCGTCGCAGGCTTCCTCGCCGCGGTCTTCGGCGGATCCCACCTGCAGATCTCCGGTCCCACTGGTGCCATGGCCGTCGTCCTCGTGCCGTTCGTCGCCAGCCACGGCGCCGAGGCCGTCATCGCCGTCACCCTCATCGCCGGACTCATCGTCGTCGTGGCCGGACTGCTCCGGCTCGGCCGGACGGTGTCCTTCATCCCCTGGCCGGTGATCGAAGGCTTCACCGTCGGCATCGCTGCGATCATCTTCCTCCAACAGGTGCCGTTCGTGACGGCCCCCGATGATCTGGCTCCGGGCGAGGTGAGCACGAATGCCTTCGCCGCCGCCGTGCAGCTCGTTTCGTCGGCGGACTGGTCGTATCTGCCCTACTCCCTGGGTGCGGTCGCGATCGTCGCCGTCTGCATGCTGCTGGCTCCGAAGTTCCATGAGTCGATCCCCGGATCATTGGTCGGCATCGTCGTCGTCACCGTGCTCGCCGGAATCGTGCCCAATCCCCTGGCCACGATCGAAGAGATCCCCCAGTCGCTGCCGACCCCCAGCCTGCCGGTCGTCGACCCGGCCTCCCTGCCGTCACTGCTGCCGGCGGCGGGCACGATCGCCGCGCTCGCGGCCATTGAGTCGCTGCTTTCGGCCAGGGTCGCCTCGTCGATGTCCGACGCCGGCGCCTACCAGCCTGACCGTGAGCTCGTCGGCCAGGGCGTCGCCTCGATCGGATCGTCGCTGTTCGGCGGCATCCCTGCCACCGGTGCCATCGCCCGCACCTCCGTGAACATCCGTGCCGGCGGTCGCACGCGCCTGGCCTCGATCGTCCACGCGGCCGTGCTGCTGCTCATCGTGCTGGTGGCTGCGGGACCGGTGAGTCGGATTCCGCTGGCGGCCCTCGGCGGAGTCCTCTTCGTCACGGCGGTCCGGATGGTCGATCTCAAGACGATGCGGTCGATTCTGCGCTCGACGAAGTCCGATGCCTTCGGGTTCGTCATCACTGCGCTCATCACCATCTCATTCGACCTCATCGTCGCCGTGGGCATCGGCGTCGTCGTTGCCGCGGTCTTCGCTCTGCGGAAGCTGTCGTCGATCACCTCGGTGCGCATCGAACGACTCTCGGAATCAGAGTCCGAGTATCCGGGTGCTGAGAGGATCGCCATCGTCCATTTCCACGGACCGCTGTTCTTCGCCTCGGCCGACCGCATCTCGGATGAGGTTCTGAGGCTGCGGGGAGTCGAGGTCGTCGTGCTGCGCATGTCGCAGCTCGAACTCGTCGACGCCACCGGCGCACACATCCTCACCGATATGGTCACAGCCTTCGAACGCCGCGGGATCACTGTGCTCATCAAGGGCGTCAGAGACAGCCAGGCCGGACTGTTCGAACAGGTCGGGGTGCTCGCCGCACTGCGCCACCACAAGCATCTCTTCGATGAGCTGCCTGCTGCCCTCGCCCATGCCCGCTCGCATGTGGAGCGGGCACGGCAGAGCTGATCGTGCCTCAGCCGGCCTTCTTCTCGGGGCGGGCGAAGATGTTCGACGGGAAGGCACCTGACTTCGCGATGACGCGCACCAGGTCACGGCTCGGTGAGAGCAGCGATTCGATCGTCTCGTCGTCGAGTGCCGACCATGCGGCTGCGACGGTGCCGTCGGTGAGGACTTCGACCTGTTCCTTCAGGTCACGTCCCGCCTCGGTGATGGTGGGAAGGTCGTACCCACGGTCGTCCTTGTCCACGGTGATCAGCCCCGCCTCGGCGAGCCTGGTCTGCGCGGTCTTCCATTCCGCATCGGTGTAGCCGCGCGTCTTCTGTGCCGCTCGCGGACGGAATCCTGCACCGGTCGCGACGTCGAGCATGAGGGCGTCGATTCCGGGCACGCCGGCGGTGACGAGTGAGGCGACATGGCCGTCGCCGCGGAATTCGCGGGCCACGGTCGCCACGTCCCACATCCTCTCGAACGCGGTGGCCGCCTGGTGGCCGCCGATGACGTCGGCGGTGGCCGCGGCCAGTGTGCGGCCGGAGAAGTCCATGGCGGCGAGCACAGGAGCCAGCGTCTCCGTCATCTGGTGGGCCGCCTCGGTGAGCAGGGCGATGTCGTCACGGTCGCCGAAGAGTTCGGCCATGAATGCGGACACGGCGTCGAAGCGGGCCTGGACCATCTGCTCCGGGCTCACCGTCTCCCACAGTCGCGGCAGCAGATCGGCGACGAAATTCGGGGAATAGTTGTAGTACGCGGCGGACACGACTCCGGGATTCACCCGCCCCAGCGGCGCCGAACGCGCGGCCATATTGCCCTCGACTCCGGGTTCGAGTCCGTACTTGGCGTATTCGGCGCCGACCGTCTGTGAGAAGTACATCGACGAGTGGAAGGAGTTGATGCGGGCCGAGACCGTTCTGATGTTCTGTGTGCGCTGGGAATCCATATCGTCATCCTATGGGCGGTCCCGTCCCAGGTAAATGGGTCTGCACGTGCATCGTCGCCGCTCTGATCGGCGCCGGAGATTAGCGCAGTCCCATAGGACCTAAATCGCTTGCCCCTCCCCCGAGGTGGCCGGACTTCCGCGTCGATCCGCGCACCGGCGCGCCCCTCCGGTCGTGTCCATTTGCCGCGTCAGGACCCGGTGCTACGGTCTGAGCACGGAGTGACACGGACCGTTTGCGACCACGGCATCGTCCCGGTCGGAAGCCGATCCCGCCAACCGCATCAGCACAGCGTCCGGCTTGGAGGTCAGATGAGGATCGCACTGTTCGCCACCTGCATCGTCGATGCGATGTATCCCGAGGTTGCGCAGGCAACCGTGAGAATTCTGCGCCGACTCGGCCATGAGGTGATCTTCCCCGAAGGCCAGTCGTGCTGTGGGCAGATGCACATCAACTCCGGCAAGTTCGCGCAGGCCGAACCGGTCATCGCCAATCACGTCCGCGCTTTCACAAGCACCGAATGGGATGTCGCCGTCGCCCCGTCCGCCTCCTGCGTGGCCTCGCTCGGCCACCAGCAGCCGATGGTCGCCACCCGGATGGGCAATGATGCCCTGGCTTCCGAGGCCGCCGAGGTGGCCGAACGCACCTATGAGCTCACCCAGTTCCTCACCGACGTCCAAGGCGTCACGGATGCCGCGGCCGATCTCGGGTCCTATTTCCCGCACCGCGTGACGTATCACCCGTCGTGCCACGGAATGCGGCTGCTGCGCCTCGGCGATCGACAGTCCTCCCTCGTCCGGTCCGTCGAGGGCATCGACTTCGTCGAACTGCCTCTGGCCGATTCCTGCTGCGGGTTCGGCGGCACTTTCTCCGTGAAGAACCCGGAGGTGTCCTCGGCGATGCTCGCCGACAAGGTGCGCACGATCCAGGCGACCGAAGCCGATGTCTGCACCGGCGGCGATGCCTCCTGTCTGCTGCACATCGGCGGTGGAATGTCGCGGTTCGAACGCACCGGAAGCTGCGACGGCGCCCCGGACGTCACCGCCGTCCACGTCAAGGAGACGAGCTCGACCGATGAGCGGGGGCACACGACCGAGACGCTGACGACGGTCGTCGGTGCCGACGATGACGACCACCTCACCCCAGGCCATCGGGGCACCTCTCCGGCCGAGCCGAGCCGCACCCAGTCCGGGTTCCGCGTCGGTCAAGCCGCGGTCCATCTGGCCCGGATCCTCGCATCGACGAAGGAGGACCCGCTGCGGGTGCCGAGCGAAGGAGCAGAAGTGAGCGGAGGGAGCCTGCGATGACCTTTCTGGGAATGCCGCTGCTGCCGTCGAAGCGACGCAGCGATCTGCCCGGCGGGCAGGGCAACATCATCGAAGCCGAGGCCTTTCCCGAGGCCTCGCACGAACATCTGAGCAACCAGCAGCTGCGCAACAACATCGGCCACGCCACCTCGACGATTCGGTCCAAGCGCGCCGAGGTCGTCTCCGAGCTCGACGACTGGGAAGCCCTGCGCGACGCCGGTGAGGCCACGAAGAACGAAGTGATGGCGAACCTGCCCGAGTACCTCGCGCAGTTCGAAGAGGCATTCACCGCCGCCGGCGGCATCATCCACTGGGCCCGCGACGCCGATGAGGCCAATGCCATCGTCACCGAACTTATCGAGGACAATGCGCCGATGCTCGAGACCGGTCGTCGCGAGGTCATCAAGGTCAAGTCGATGGCCACCCAGGAGATCGGTCTCAACGAACACCTCGAGGCCGAAGGCATCGATGCGTTCGAGACGGATCTGGCCGAACTCATCGTCCAGCTCGGCGAGGACAAACCCAGCCACAT encodes:
- a CDS encoding SulP family inorganic anion transporter, with protein sequence MSPTSPLRRTRSLLPSVADYRETRRSWPKDLLAGATVGIVALPLALGFGVSSGLTADQGLITAIVAGFLAAVFGGSHLQISGPTGAMAVVLVPFVASHGAEAVIAVTLIAGLIVVVAGLLRLGRTVSFIPWPVIEGFTVGIAAIIFLQQVPFVTAPDDLAPGEVSTNAFAAAVQLVSSADWSYLPYSLGAVAIVAVCMLLAPKFHESIPGSLVGIVVVTVLAGIVPNPLATIEEIPQSLPTPSLPVVDPASLPSLLPAAGTIAALAAIESLLSARVASSMSDAGAYQPDRELVGQGVASIGSSLFGGIPATGAIARTSVNIRAGGRTRLASIVHAAVLLLIVLVAAGPVSRIPLAALGGVLFVTAVRMVDLKTMRSILRSTKSDAFGFVITALITISFDLIVAVGIGVVVAAVFALRKLSSITSVRIERLSESESEYPGAERIAIVHFHGPLFFASADRISDEVLRLRGVEVVVLRMSQLELVDATGAHILTDMVTAFERRGITVLIKGVRDSQAGLFEQVGVLAALRHHKHLFDELPAALAHARSHVERARQS
- a CDS encoding SCO6745 family protein, with protein sequence MDSQRTQNIRTVSARINSFHSSMYFSQTVGAEYAKYGLEPGVEGNMAARSAPLGRVNPGVVSAAYYNYSPNFVADLLPRLWETVSPEQMVQARFDAVSAFMAELFGDRDDIALLTEAAHQMTETLAPVLAAMDFSGRTLAAATADVIGGHQAATAFERMWDVATVAREFRGDGHVASLVTAGVPGIDALMLDVATGAGFRPRAAQKTRGYTDAEWKTAQTRLAEAGLITVDKDDRGYDLPTITEAGRDLKEQVEVLTDGTVAAAWSALDDETIESLLSPSRDLVRVIAKSGAFPSNIFARPEKKAG
- a CDS encoding ArsR/SmtB family transcription factor, translated to MPLNQLQRPLYEVKANLFKGLAHPFRIRILELLSGNDEVSVADLQAETALEASHLSQHLAVLRRHRLVESERRASHVYYRLADRRTAELLAVARSLLLTMLEDDEQRLAEARSLPKIPGADTA
- a CDS encoding (Fe-S)-binding protein, with amino-acid sequence MRIALFATCIVDAMYPEVAQATVRILRRLGHEVIFPEGQSCCGQMHINSGKFAQAEPVIANHVRAFTSTEWDVAVAPSASCVASLGHQQPMVATRMGNDALASEAAEVAERTYELTQFLTDVQGVTDAAADLGSYFPHRVTYHPSCHGMRLLRLGDRQSSLVRSVEGIDFVELPLADSCCGFGGTFSVKNPEVSSAMLADKVRTIQATEADVCTGGDASCLLHIGGGMSRFERTGSCDGAPDVTAVHVKETSSTDERGHTTETLTTVVGADDDDHLTPGHRGTSPAEPSRTQSGFRVGQAAVHLARILASTKEDPLRVPSEGAEVSGGSLR
- a CDS encoding tetratricopeptide repeat protein, encoding MEPSQENTQPNQGLDLSAVRSKNMPADQGGQAAGAGAGAGGAGGQAGQDPNAVAVPGLVFDVDESTFTSLVAISDRVPVVIDLWAEWCEPCKQLSPVLERVVTSYGGRLVLAKVDVDANPRLQQAFGVQSIPTVVALIKGQPVPLFQSALPEPQVQAYFDELLKLAGENGVTGYAAVGGAEPEPAGPAHPEAEEALAKGDFDTAESLFKAALANSPADEEAKFGLARAGLGRRLIDQEPADLIAAAEADPQDVEAAKAAADAEIVSGNADSAFNRLISLIRTTAGDEKESLRLRVLDLFEVLGADDPAVTKARTALMRALF
- a CDS encoding cysteine desulfurase family protein, whose amino-acid sequence is MPIYLDHAATSPMPAEVLEVYTKELARRANPSALHAVGQAARMRIEEAREAIARAVGAATSSEVIFTSGGTEADNFALKGLYLARNNGTFTAPARPRVLTTTIEHPAILETVEWLEAQGAEAVYLDVDSAGRLDLDAATAELRRDPERTALISVMAANNEIGTLQPIAAIGEVAADLGIPFHIDAVQALGQIPLDFAALKATAMTITAHKIGGPVGIGALLLDRGATPTPILHGGGQERSVRSGTLDVAGAVAFAAAVDLVTADLETRSARLSALRDRLIAGIESSIDGAVLSGPRGADRLPANAHFTFPGCEGDSLLFGLDARGLATSTGSACSAGVSRPSHVLLACGMDEDSARTTQRFTLGHDTTEADVDALLAALPEVVDQARRAGMVSATPRWMQGAS
- the orn gene encoding oligoribonuclease encodes the protein MTGLDEVRDELIEVAAIVTDFELNPLDDGIDIVIKPSADARANMNEFVTNMHTTSGLITELDAGTTVAEAQTRVLEYVKKHVPEAGKAPLGGNSVGTDKVFLTKQMPELVEHLHYRIIDVSSIKELSKQWFPRAYFQAPAKHGGHRALGDIIDSIIELQYYRKAVFSAEGPSSDEAKSIAAEVAEAYPKATDED